The Caproicibacterium lactatifermentans genome contains a region encoding:
- the cmk gene encoding (d)CMP kinase, with the protein MIQIAIDGPAGAGKSTIARKVAAQLGFLYVDTGALYRAVALHVLRAGAVAADTAAVTALLPSAHISLRYENGLQEVYLQGENVSEEIRTPQVSRAVSAVSAIPEVREFLFGLQQQLARENNVIMDGRDIGTVVLPQAQVKIFLTASPEDRAQRRFQEMQGKGQAVSYETVLADIRKRDEQDTHRAVAPLKQAADAVRVDTTGNTLEESVTRLSRFIRKKLGL; encoded by the coding sequence ATGATTCAAATTGCGATTGATGGTCCGGCCGGAGCAGGGAAAAGCACCATTGCGCGCAAAGTTGCTGCTCAACTGGGTTTCCTCTATGTAGATACCGGTGCGCTTTACCGGGCGGTTGCACTGCACGTTTTGCGGGCAGGCGCAGTTGCAGCGGATACAGCCGCTGTAACAGCATTGCTGCCTAGTGCTCACATTTCCCTGCGGTACGAAAACGGCCTGCAGGAAGTTTATCTGCAGGGTGAAAATGTTTCCGAGGAAATACGCACGCCACAGGTCAGCCGAGCCGTTTCTGCCGTATCTGCCATTCCAGAGGTGCGGGAGTTCCTGTTTGGGTTGCAGCAGCAGCTGGCGCGGGAAAACAATGTAATCATGGACGGCCGCGACATTGGCACAGTGGTGCTGCCGCAGGCACAGGTTAAAATCTTTCTGACAGCTTCTCCGGAGGATCGTGCACAGCGCCGTTTTCAGGAAATGCAGGGAAAGGGACAGGCTGTTTCCTATGAAACGGTTCTTGCGGATATTCGCAAACGCGACGAGCAGGACACGCACCGCGCAGTGGCACCGCTCAAGCAGGCGGCTGATGCTGTTCGGGTGGACACGACTGGCAATACGCTGGAAGAAAGCGTTACCCGTCTGTCCCGGTTCATTCGCAAAAAGTTGGGACTGTGA
- a CDS encoding lysophospholipid acyltransferase family protein: MKMTPLYRFAKIVPSWFARPIVPYRVRGRENIPKEGAAILCINHIRNSDPVRIFLSCRRQVFFLGKQELFKNKFISWVLRNVGVIPIQRGRSDLGAISSAGQHLQRGDLLGVFIEGTRSKDGTLGKPKAGAAMLAWRYHVPVIPCCITARGEHLPKTFEKCCVTYGKPIIPEDLGLKDGKSSEFREASRLIMDRIRAIREEDLKTFEKGA, encoded by the coding sequence ATGAAAATGACACCTCTTTATCGGTTCGCTAAAATCGTTCCTTCGTGGTTTGCACGGCCGATTGTACCGTACCGTGTGCGCGGCAGGGAGAATATTCCCAAGGAAGGCGCGGCGATTCTCTGTATCAACCATATTCGCAACTCTGACCCCGTTCGTATTTTTCTTTCTTGCCGCCGGCAGGTCTTTTTCCTTGGAAAACAGGAATTGTTTAAAAATAAATTTATCAGCTGGGTATTGCGTAATGTTGGTGTTATTCCTATTCAGCGCGGCCGCAGTGACCTTGGCGCCATTAGCAGCGCCGGTCAGCATCTGCAGCGGGGTGATCTGCTCGGCGTCTTTATCGAGGGTACCCGCAGCAAAGACGGGACATTAGGCAAGCCAAAAGCTGGTGCCGCTATGCTGGCGTGGCGCTACCATGTTCCGGTCATTCCCTGCTGTATTACAGCTAGGGGAGAGCATCTGCCGAAAACATTTGAAAAATGCTGTGTGACTTACGGGAAACCCATTATACCGGAAGATCTGGGACTGAAAGATGGAAAAAGCAGTGAGTTTCGGGAAGCCAGCCGTCTTATTATGGATAGAATACGCGCCATTCGGGAAGAAGACCTGAAGACCTTTGAAAAGGGAGCATAA
- a CDS encoding bifunctional 4-hydroxy-3-methylbut-2-enyl diphosphate reductase/30S ribosomal protein S1, which translates to MQVEVAKSAGFCFGVNRAVTMVKDLLQKGRQVCTLGPIIHNPQTLAEMEQMGASVVDRPEQAPVGSTLVIRSHGVSRQVRERIAQLPVQCADATCPFVAKIHRIVAQQGREGRTVLVAGNPNHPEVQGILGYCTGPAYVFRSTKELQNLLESGQVPQETAVSAAAQTTFSVAEWRNCLKILNRVYTNIKIFDTICNATVSRQAEAEQLAHTCDAMIVLGGRQSSNTAKLYDVCKKYTKTFFAQSAADLPRGAFAGMHHVGITAGASTPASIIKEVLVTMAEINEGVNSSPETADGGDNFAEMLEESLKSLNTDEKVHGVVVGVTPTEVLVDVGRKQSGFIPRAELTSDPNAKIEDIVKVGDEMDLLIMRTNDQEGTIMLSKRRLDAAKGWDEIVAAEEDQTVLTGNVVEIVKGGVIAVTHGVRVFIPASQATASRSDPLDALLHQEVKFRIIEVNRNRRRAVGSIRSVLRDERKKLAEKFWETAEVGKEYDGVVKSLTSYGAFVDLGGIDGMIHISELSWTRIKHPSEVVNIGDKVHVYIKNLDHEKGKISLGYKLPEDNPWEVLKRDYPAGTVVEATIVGMTTFGAFARIIPGIDGLIHISQIADHRIEKPQDVLQMGQTVKAVITDIDFDRHRVSLSIRKLIESGELADTAEDSAE; encoded by the coding sequence TTGCAGGTAGAAGTAGCAAAATCAGCCGGTTTCTGCTTTGGAGTTAACCGTGCTGTTACAATGGTGAAGGACCTGCTGCAAAAGGGCAGGCAGGTTTGTACACTGGGGCCAATCATTCACAACCCGCAGACACTGGCGGAGATGGAGCAAATGGGTGCGTCCGTTGTGGACCGCCCGGAACAGGCACCGGTCGGAAGCACACTGGTTATCCGCAGCCATGGTGTTTCACGGCAGGTGCGGGAGCGGATTGCGCAGCTTCCTGTTCAGTGCGCAGATGCTACGTGCCCTTTTGTCGCAAAGATTCACCGCATCGTTGCACAGCAGGGCAGAGAGGGACGCACGGTGCTGGTAGCTGGTAACCCGAACCATCCGGAAGTGCAGGGGATTTTGGGGTACTGTACTGGCCCGGCATATGTTTTCCGTTCAACGAAGGAATTGCAAAATCTGCTGGAAAGCGGGCAGGTTCCACAGGAAACTGCTGTATCTGCCGCAGCTCAAACGACTTTTAGTGTAGCAGAATGGCGAAATTGTCTAAAAATTCTGAATAGGGTATATACAAACATAAAAATTTTTGATACAATATGTAATGCGACTGTAAGCCGTCAGGCTGAAGCAGAACAGCTGGCGCACACCTGTGACGCTATGATTGTTTTGGGCGGCCGTCAAAGTTCCAATACGGCCAAGCTGTACGATGTATGCAAAAAATATACAAAAACTTTTTTTGCACAGTCAGCGGCCGACTTGCCCCGCGGTGCTTTTGCGGGGATGCATCATGTAGGTATTACTGCCGGTGCCTCCACACCGGCAAGTATAATAAAGGAGGTACTAGTTACCATGGCAGAAATTAATGAGGGCGTGAATAGCAGCCCGGAAACCGCGGACGGCGGTGACAACTTTGCAGAGATGCTCGAGGAGTCTCTGAAAAGTTTAAATACAGATGAGAAGGTACATGGCGTTGTCGTCGGCGTTACCCCGACAGAAGTTCTGGTAGATGTCGGCCGCAAACAGTCTGGTTTTATCCCGCGCGCCGAGCTGACCAGCGACCCCAATGCAAAAATTGAGGATATCGTAAAAGTCGGCGATGAGATGGACTTGCTTATCATGCGTACAAACGACCAGGAGGGCACAATCATGCTTTCCAAGCGCCGCTTGGATGCTGCAAAAGGCTGGGATGAGATCGTCGCAGCGGAAGAGGACCAGACCGTTCTGACCGGCAATGTTGTTGAAATCGTCAAGGGTGGCGTCATTGCTGTTACCCATGGTGTGCGTGTCTTTATTCCGGCTTCCCAGGCAACTGCATCCCGTAGCGACCCGCTGGACGCACTGCTCCACCAGGAAGTAAAGTTCCGTATTATTGAAGTGAACCGTAACCGCCGCCGCGCGGTCGGTTCCATCCGTTCTGTCCTGCGCGATGAGCGCAAGAAGCTGGCCGAGAAGTTCTGGGAAACCGCAGAAGTTGGCAAGGAATATGACGGTGTTGTGAAGTCCCTTACTTCTTACGGCGCATTTGTAGACCTCGGCGGCATTGACGGTATGATTCATATCAGTGAGCTGTCCTGGACTCGGATTAAGCATCCGAGCGAAGTTGTCAATATCGGCGACAAGGTTCATGTGTACATCAAGAACCTGGACCACGAAAAGGGCAAGATTTCTCTGGGCTATAAGCTCCCGGAGGACAACCCGTGGGAGGTTCTCAAGCGGGATTATCCGGCCGGCACCGTTGTTGAGGCTACCATTGTTGGTATGACTACATTCGGCGCATTTGCCCGCATTATCCCCGGCATTGACGGCCTTATTCATATTTCCCAGATTGCGGACCACCGCATTGAGAAGCCACAGGATGTCCTGCAGATGGGACAGACTGTGAAGGCTGTTATCACAGATATCGACTTTGACCGTCACCGTGTCAGCCTGTCTATCCGCAAGTTGATTGAAAGCGGCGAACTTGCCGATACAGCCGAAGACTCTGCTGAATAA
- the yunB gene encoding sporulation protein YunB, whose amino-acid sequence MHRFHCGRPAAWGILLLVAVMVIAVVGFDIAVRPYAAAVVACEAKNYAVKAVQAAVQKELGGKNVDHGSYVQIVRNTDGSIQSISSDVQKQNALQVELTQAVQNLVSSQPQETVGVPLGTLTGSSFLHGTGPVIPVHVTLCSTVQSHIVSAFDSTGINQTRHRLTLRVEVNMYTYFAGKDANQRAEVDIPVAETVIVGTVPGVVLQPSGKNS is encoded by the coding sequence ATGCACAGATTTCACTGTGGTCGGCCAGCGGCATGGGGGATACTCCTGTTGGTGGCGGTCATGGTCATCGCTGTTGTCGGCTTTGATATTGCAGTGCGTCCGTACGCCGCCGCCGTGGTGGCTTGTGAGGCAAAAAATTACGCAGTCAAAGCGGTGCAGGCCGCAGTGCAGAAAGAACTGGGCGGAAAGAATGTGGACCATGGCAGCTACGTGCAGATTGTACGCAATACCGACGGCAGCATTCAATCCATCAGCAGTGACGTGCAGAAGCAGAACGCTCTGCAGGTGGAACTGACGCAGGCCGTGCAGAATCTGGTTAGCAGTCAGCCGCAGGAAACTGTCGGTGTGCCGCTGGGTACATTGACCGGCAGCTCTTTTCTGCATGGAACCGGTCCGGTTATCCCTGTACATGTCACACTTTGCAGTACAGTGCAGTCACATATTGTCAGCGCTTTTGATAGTACCGGCATCAACCAAACACGCCATCGGCTGACACTGCGCGTGGAGGTTAATATGTATACCTATTTTGCAGGTAAAGATGCGAATCAGCGCGCCGAAGTAGACATTCCAGTTGCGGAAACTGTCATTGTTGGCACGGTGCCCGGCGTGGTGCTACAGCCTTCCGGTAAAAACAGCTGA
- the ligA gene encoding NAD-dependent DNA ligase LigA, with the protein MQQEEARKKVVELRKQIRYHNHKYYVEDAPDIDDYTYDILYRQLQNLEAAFPELRTPDSPTQQVGGAALPQFSKVHHQVVMESLHDSFSHAELQEFDRRVRDEVSPVTYVVEPKFDGLSVSLEYRDGIFVRGSTRGDGTVGEDVTENLRTIRTIPKTLTQPIPYLEVRGEVYMSHDSFFKLCAQQELTGEKPFKNPRNAAAGSLRQKNSQITAARVLDIFVFNVQQITGKTLSHHDEALDYLKQLGFTVSPFYKICHTIEEAIDAVEKVGSVRGSLGYSIDGAVIKVNDFAQRQELGSTAKFPKWAEAFKYPPEEKQTKLLNIEVNVGRTGVLTPTGVFEPVALAGTTVSRATLHNQDYITDKDIRIGDMVTLRKAGEIIPEVVSVVSHAPDSEPYRLPAVCPSCGSPVVREPGEAAVRCTNAACPAQLSRHLIHFVSRDAMNIDSCGPAVIEQLISKELVHSPVDLYSLTLAQLTSIERMGEKSAQNLLDGIEKSKQNDLSHLLFAMGIPHIGQKAAKLLAARFGSMSALFQADTADVASIDGFGDIMAKSVTEFFSLSATAELVGHLRDAGVNMESALRVSEDNRFAGKTFVLTGTLPDLTRVEASALIEKYGGKVTGSVSKKTSYVLAGEEAGSKLTKAQKLGVPVLSQNDFQKMLS; encoded by the coding sequence ATGCAGCAAGAAGAGGCCAGAAAAAAGGTTGTAGAGCTGCGGAAACAAATTCGGTATCATAACCACAAATATTATGTGGAAGATGCGCCGGATATCGACGACTATACTTATGATATACTGTATCGGCAGCTGCAGAATTTAGAGGCGGCATTTCCGGAGCTGCGTACACCAGATTCGCCTACCCAGCAGGTGGGCGGTGCTGCACTGCCGCAGTTCAGCAAAGTGCATCATCAGGTCGTTATGGAAAGTCTACACGATTCTTTTTCTCATGCGGAGCTGCAGGAGTTTGACCGCCGTGTGCGTGACGAGGTTTCTCCGGTTACCTACGTTGTGGAACCAAAATTTGACGGGTTGTCGGTGTCGCTGGAATACCGTGACGGCATTTTTGTGCGCGGTTCCACGCGCGGTGACGGAACCGTTGGTGAAGATGTGACGGAAAATCTGCGTACTATTCGGACCATCCCCAAAACATTGACACAGCCGATTCCGTATCTGGAAGTACGTGGGGAAGTGTATATGTCACATGACAGCTTTTTCAAGTTGTGCGCACAGCAGGAGCTGACCGGCGAAAAGCCCTTTAAAAACCCGCGTAACGCCGCCGCGGGCTCCCTTCGTCAAAAGAACAGTCAAATTACAGCGGCGCGTGTACTGGACATTTTTGTATTCAATGTACAGCAGATTACAGGAAAAACACTGTCCCACCACGATGAGGCGCTAGATTATTTAAAGCAGCTGGGCTTTACGGTTTCACCGTTCTATAAAATCTGTCATACAATCGAAGAAGCAATTGATGCGGTGGAAAAGGTTGGAAGTGTGCGCGGTAGCCTTGGTTACTCTATAGACGGTGCCGTTATCAAGGTCAACGACTTTGCGCAGCGGCAGGAACTTGGCAGCACTGCAAAATTTCCAAAGTGGGCAGAGGCATTTAAGTATCCGCCGGAGGAAAAACAGACAAAGCTGCTAAATATTGAAGTGAATGTCGGCCGGACCGGTGTCTTAACGCCCACCGGTGTTTTTGAACCGGTTGCGTTGGCCGGTACCACCGTCAGCCGTGCGACACTGCACAATCAAGATTATATTACAGACAAAGATATCCGTATTGGGGATATGGTCACACTGCGGAAAGCAGGGGAAATCATACCGGAAGTTGTCAGCGTTGTTTCCCATGCGCCTGACTCGGAACCATATCGTCTGCCTGCGGTGTGTCCTTCCTGCGGCAGTCCAGTTGTTCGGGAACCGGGTGAGGCAGCGGTCCGCTGTACAAATGCCGCCTGTCCAGCACAGCTCTCCCGCCATCTGATTCACTTTGTCAGCCGGGACGCCATGAATATTGACAGCTGTGGTCCAGCCGTCATTGAACAGTTGATTTCCAAAGAATTGGTGCATTCTCCAGTGGACCTGTACTCTCTTACGCTAGCACAGCTGACCAGTATTGAGCGCATGGGGGAGAAGTCAGCGCAAAACTTGCTGGATGGCATTGAAAAGAGCAAACAAAACGACCTTTCCCACCTGCTTTTTGCGATGGGCATTCCGCACATCGGACAAAAAGCGGCAAAGCTGCTGGCAGCCCGATTTGGCAGTATGTCCGCTCTATTCCAGGCAGATACCGCAGACGTTGCTTCTATTGACGGTTTTGGCGATATCATGGCGAAAAGCGTAACGGAATTCTTTAGTCTTTCCGCTACCGCTGAACTGGTTGGTCATTTGCGGGACGCCGGTGTCAACATGGAAAGTGCACTGCGGGTATCGGAAGACAACCGCTTTGCTGGAAAAACGTTTGTCCTTACCGGTACGCTGCCGGATTTGACCCGTGTGGAAGCTTCTGCACTGATTGAAAAATATGGCGGCAAAGTAACCGGCAGTGTGAGCAAAAAGACAAGCTATGTTCTTGCAGGGGAGGAAGCTGGCAGCAAGCTTACAAAGGCACAAAAACTGGGTGTTCCGGTTCTGTCACAGAACGATTTCCAGAAAATGCTTTCCTAA
- a CDS encoding YhbY family RNA-binding protein — MLNSKQRAYLRGLANPLETILMVGKGGISSDVEYQADTALEKRELIKGRVLPETCPVSAKEAANILAQAAHAEVVQVIGSRFVLYRRNDKEPKITLPKSRKK; from the coding sequence ATGCTGAACAGCAAACAGCGCGCTTATCTGCGTGGACTTGCCAATCCATTGGAAACCATTTTAATGGTTGGCAAGGGCGGCATTTCATCTGATGTAGAGTATCAGGCGGACACCGCTTTGGAAAAACGAGAACTGATAAAGGGCCGTGTCCTGCCGGAAACCTGTCCCGTTTCTGCAAAGGAAGCAGCCAACATACTGGCGCAGGCTGCCCATGCGGAAGTGGTGCAGGTGATAGGTTCCCGCTTCGTTTTGTACAGGAGAAATGATAAAGAACCGAAAATCACTCTTCCCAAAAGCAGAAAAAAGTAA
- the nadD gene encoding nicotinate (nicotinamide) nucleotide adenylyltransferase, translating to MDKLLVYGGTFNPIHNGHLHLASAFEKITEAERVLLIPTRVPPHKEAPNLISGEQRFDMCQLAVQRRGWQVSDMELRRLAPSYTSDTLTELAQENPNTKLYFLTGEDMFLTLFSWHDPQCILRLATVCAAPRSLTGMDKMLDFADKIREAGGHALVRNVRYLPVSSTQVRARVRAGKDVHALVPSAVESYIAQNSLYREPMKT from the coding sequence ATGGACAAGCTGCTGGTATATGGCGGTACTTTTAATCCGATTCACAACGGGCACCTGCATTTGGCTTCAGCCTTTGAAAAAATAACAGAGGCAGAGCGTGTGCTGTTGATTCCCACTCGTGTGCCGCCGCATAAAGAGGCTCCGAACCTCATTTCCGGAGAACAGCGGTTTGATATGTGCCAACTGGCAGTACAGCGGCGCGGGTGGCAGGTAAGTGATATGGAGCTTCGCCGGCTGGCCCCCAGCTATACCTCCGACACACTGACGGAACTGGCACAGGAGAACCCCAACACCAAACTTTATTTTTTGACAGGGGAAGATATGTTCCTTACGCTCTTTTCTTGGCATGACCCACAGTGCATTCTGCGGCTTGCTACGGTTTGTGCGGCACCGCGCAGCCTTACTGGCATGGACAAAATGCTCGATTTTGCGGATAAAATTCGGGAAGCGGGCGGGCATGCACTGGTGCGTAATGTACGTTACCTGCCAGTTTCCTCCACACAGGTGCGGGCACGGGTGCGGGCCGGAAAAGATGTGCACGCACTTGTCCCGTCAGCTGTTGAGTCCTATATTGCACAGAATTCTTTGTACAGGGAGCCGATGAAAACTTGA
- the yqeK gene encoding bis(5'-nucleosyl)-tetraphosphatase (symmetrical) YqeK, whose translation MTIQEGKKLIRPLLGDYRYHHSVCVSQSAKILAVRYGADENKAETAGILHDIMKDIPHDEQVQRMEGYGIVLTPLEQHAPKLWHAILGSAYLQQELGIQDKEILNAIRYHTTGRAGMTLMDKIIFTADFISADRTYSGVDEFRQMAKQDLSKVMEKELAYTISDLAGNGVPIHPDTLAAYNEITLQKISKKEG comes from the coding sequence TTGACTATTCAGGAAGGAAAAAAGCTGATTCGTCCGCTGCTAGGAGATTATCGTTATCATCATTCTGTTTGTGTCAGTCAGTCAGCAAAAATTCTGGCTGTACGGTATGGTGCAGACGAGAACAAGGCGGAAACAGCTGGAATCCTGCATGATATTATGAAAGATATTCCCCATGATGAGCAGGTACAGCGCATGGAAGGGTACGGCATTGTACTTACACCGCTGGAGCAGCACGCACCAAAGCTGTGGCATGCTATTCTTGGCAGCGCTTATCTGCAGCAGGAACTGGGTATTCAGGACAAGGAAATCTTGAATGCTATTCGTTACCACACAACAGGGCGGGCCGGCATGACCCTAATGGATAAAATCATTTTTACTGCAGATTTTATTTCGGCAGACCGTACATACAGTGGTGTGGACGAGTTCCGCCAAATGGCAAAGCAGGACCTCTCAAAAGTGATGGAGAAAGAACTTGCCTATACGATTTCTGATTTAGCCGGCAATGGGGTGCCTATTCATCCCGATACACTGGCGGCATATAACGAAATTACACTGCAGAAGATTTCAAAAAAGGAAGGCTGA
- the rsfS gene encoding ribosome silencing factor — MEPITLAQEAVKILDKKKAQNIKLIGIEDISSLANYFLLANGTSSTHVKALADEVEYQLKQKNIVPDHVEGYRSHSWVLMDYGAVVIHIFTQDARDFYDLDRLWKDGEQVDISGLLTAD, encoded by the coding sequence ATGGAACCGATTACACTGGCTCAAGAAGCTGTTAAAATTCTGGATAAAAAAAAGGCACAGAACATCAAACTCATTGGCATAGAGGATATTTCCTCGCTGGCCAATTATTTTCTTCTGGCAAACGGCACCAGCAGCACCCATGTAAAAGCGCTGGCAGACGAAGTAGAATATCAGCTAAAACAGAAGAATATCGTTCCAGACCATGTGGAAGGCTACCGCAGTCATTCCTGGGTTTTAATGGATTATGGTGCGGTTGTTATCCATATCTTTACGCAGGACGCCCGTGACTTTTATGATTTGGACCGCCTGTGGAAAGATGGCGAACAGGTGGATATTTCCGGACTTCTGACTGCCGACTAA
- the leuS gene encoding leucine--tRNA ligase — protein sequence MKYDHKAVEKKWQDAWEKAGVFHAENNSKKPKYFALIEFPYPSGQGLHVGHPRPYTALDIIARKRRLQGYNVLYPIGWDAFGLPTENYAIKNHVHPAEVTKKNVARFKEQIKSLGISFDWSREINTTDPSYYKWTQWIFLQLFKHGLAYKKETNVNWCTGCKCVLANEEVVEGVCERCGNPVIHKVKSQWMLKITDYAQKLIDGLDGVDYPERVKAQQKNWIGRSEGAEVGFQTSAGDELTVYTTRPDTLFGATYMVISPEHPYIEKWKDRLSNIDEIRDYQTKAARKSEFERAEIAKDKTGVKLEGVTATNPVNGKTIPIFISDYVLMTYGTGAIMAVPAHDTRDWDFAKKFGLPIIEVVKGGNVEKEAYTDCASGTMVNSGFLNGLSVEEAKEKIKSYMEEKNFGHRKINYKLRDWVFARQRYWGEPIPIVHCDKCGYVPLPEDQLPLRLPEVESYEPTDDGESPLSKMTDWVNTTCPKCGGPAKRETDTMPQWAGSSWYYLRYTDPHNDKALASKEAMDYWLPVDWYNGGMEHTTLHLLYSRFWHKFLYDIGVVPTSEPYAKRTSHGMILGENGEKMSKSRGNVVNPDDVVDEYGADTLRLYEMFIGDFEKAAPWSTASMKGCRRFVERYFALQDIVVPGDSIRPEMEIPFNRTIKKVSEDIENLKFNTAIAAMMSLLNETAQSGSITREEMRIFTLLMNPFSPHVTEEVWANLHYNGKMACQQEWPSYDESKCKAASVEIAVQVNGKVRAHLTLDADVSKEDALASAKANDRVNSFLQGKKIIKEIYVPGKLVNLVAKQ from the coding sequence ATGAAATACGATCATAAGGCAGTTGAAAAAAAGTGGCAGGACGCCTGGGAAAAAGCCGGCGTTTTTCATGCGGAAAATAACAGTAAAAAGCCAAAATATTTTGCTTTAATTGAATTTCCGTACCCGTCTGGCCAGGGCCTGCATGTAGGTCATCCGCGTCCGTACACCGCGCTGGATATTATTGCCCGAAAGCGCCGCCTGCAGGGATATAATGTATTGTATCCCATTGGCTGGGATGCCTTTGGCCTGCCTACCGAAAATTATGCTATCAAAAACCATGTGCACCCTGCTGAGGTGACGAAAAAGAACGTTGCCCGCTTTAAAGAGCAGATTAAAAGTTTGGGTATTTCTTTTGATTGGAGCCGGGAAATTAACACAACTGACCCGTCCTATTATAAATGGACACAGTGGATTTTTCTGCAGCTTTTTAAACATGGCCTCGCTTATAAAAAGGAAACGAATGTCAACTGGTGCACAGGCTGCAAATGTGTCCTTGCAAACGAAGAAGTGGTAGAGGGCGTTTGTGAACGCTGCGGCAACCCGGTTATCCATAAAGTAAAAAGCCAATGGATGCTGAAAATTACTGACTATGCGCAAAAATTGATTGATGGTTTGGACGGCGTTGATTATCCGGAGCGGGTCAAGGCCCAGCAGAAAAACTGGATTGGCCGCAGTGAAGGTGCCGAGGTTGGTTTTCAGACTTCTGCTGGTGATGAGCTGACCGTTTACACTACCCGTCCGGACACCCTGTTCGGCGCTACTTATATGGTTATTTCTCCGGAACACCCATACATTGAAAAATGGAAAGACCGTCTGAGTAATATAGACGAAATTCGTGATTATCAGACCAAAGCCGCCCGCAAGAGCGAATTTGAACGTGCCGAGATTGCCAAGGATAAGACGGGTGTCAAGCTGGAAGGCGTTACAGCGACAAACCCAGTTAATGGCAAGACCATTCCTATTTTCATTTCGGATTATGTGCTGATGACATACGGAACCGGTGCCATCATGGCTGTTCCGGCACATGATACTCGTGACTGGGACTTTGCCAAAAAGTTCGGCCTGCCAATCATTGAGGTTGTAAAGGGCGGCAATGTGGAAAAGGAAGCGTATACCGACTGTGCCTCCGGTACCATGGTCAATTCCGGTTTCTTAAACGGTTTGTCCGTTGAGGAAGCGAAGGAAAAGATTAAGTCCTATATGGAAGAAAAGAACTTTGGTCACCGCAAGATTAACTATAAGCTGCGTGACTGGGTTTTTGCCCGCCAGCGTTACTGGGGTGAGCCGATTCCGATTGTCCATTGTGACAAGTGCGGTTATGTCCCGCTGCCGGAGGACCAGCTTCCGCTGCGTCTGCCGGAAGTAGAGAGCTATGAGCCGACGGATGACGGTGAATCTCCGCTTTCCAAAATGACAGATTGGGTAAACACAACCTGCCCGAAGTGCGGTGGTCCTGCCAAACGTGAAACCGACACCATGCCACAGTGGGCCGGCTCCTCCTGGTATTACCTGCGTTACACCGACCCGCACAATGATAAGGCACTTGCCAGCAAGGAAGCAATGGATTATTGGCTGCCGGTAGATTGGTACAACGGCGGTATGGAACACACGACACTACATCTGCTGTACAGTCGTTTTTGGCATAAATTCCTGTATGATATTGGTGTAGTGCCTACATCAGAACCGTACGCAAAACGAACTAGCCATGGCATGATTCTCGGTGAAAACGGCGAAAAGATGAGTAAGTCCCGCGGTAATGTCGTGAACCCGGATGATGTTGTTGATGAATATGGCGCCGATACACTTCGTTTGTATGAAATGTTTATCGGTGACTTTGAGAAGGCGGCACCGTGGAGCACTGCCAGCATGAAGGGCTGCCGCCGCTTTGTAGAACGCTACTTTGCACTGCAGGATATTGTTGTTCCCGGTGACAGCATTCGTCCGGAAATGGAAATTCCCTTTAACCGGACAATAAAAAAGGTAAGCGAAGATATTGAAAACTTGAAATTCAATACGGCAATTGCGGCTATGATGTCCCTGCTTAACGAAACTGCCCAAAGCGGTAGCATTACGCGTGAAGAAATGCGTATCTTTACACTTCTGATGAATCCGTTTTCCCCTCATGTTACAGAAGAGGTATGGGCAAACTTGCACTACAACGGTAAGATGGCCTGCCAGCAGGAATGGCCTTCCTATGATGAAAGTAAGTGCAAGGCAGCCTCTGTTGAAATTGCCGTACAGGTGAACGGCAAGGTTCGTGCGCATTTAACATTGGACGCCGACGTTTCCAAAGAGGATGCCCTTGCGTCGGCAAAGGCCAATGACCGTGTGAATTCTTTCCTGCAGGGGAAGAAAATCATAAAAGAAATTTATGTGCCAGGAAAACTTGTTAATTTGGTAGCAAAGCAATAA